A genomic region of Rhodococcus pyridinivorans contains the following coding sequences:
- the rplQ gene encoding 50S ribosomal protein L17: MPKPKKGARFGGSASHQKALMANLATALFEHGRITTTEAKAKALRPYAEKLVTHAKAGTLASRREVLKVIRNKDVVHSLFAEIGPSFEDRNGGYTRIIKTMPRKGDNAPMAIIELVREKTVTSEADRARRVAASQAPAEDNAVQAVEAEATDAEVANADAVVEGVEDTNATAADAPEADEAKKD; the protein is encoded by the coding sequence ATGCCCAAGCCCAAGAAGGGCGCCCGCTTCGGCGGATCGGCCTCGCATCAGAAGGCGCTCATGGCCAACCTGGCCACCGCGCTCTTCGAGCACGGCCGCATCACCACCACCGAGGCCAAGGCCAAGGCCCTGCGCCCGTACGCCGAGAAGCTCGTCACGCACGCCAAGGCCGGCACGCTGGCCTCGCGTCGTGAGGTGCTGAAGGTCATCCGCAACAAGGACGTCGTCCACTCGCTGTTCGCGGAGATCGGTCCCTCCTTCGAGGACCGCAACGGCGGTTACACCCGCATCATCAAGACGATGCCGCGCAAGGGCGACAACGCCCCCATGGCCATCATCGAGCTGGTGCGCGAGAAGACCGTCACCTCCGAGGCCGACCGCGCTCGCCGCGTCGCCGCCTCGCAGGCACCCGCCGAGGACAACGCGGTCCAGGCCGTCGAGGCCGAGGCCACCGACGCCGAGGTCGCGAACGCCGACGCCGTCGTCGAGGGTGTCGAGGACACCAACGCCACGGCTGCCGACGCACCCGAGGCGGACGAGGCCAAGAAGGACTAA
- a CDS encoding phosphotransferase family protein produces MPDALERLTPQQRHLLTQRFGRIVVVSDMSWGLVSTTVLEVDTDDGLLVVKAGGTPDRHISREISAHERWTAPWVRCGRAARMVFADRATKLVVTEYLPGRLVLGTAASSRLDVYEQAGALLAQFHRQEHVVDEGYERSANTKTLRWLAAPHRIGPDVAGRLRSMVEGWPTPTATLVPTHGDWQSRNWLADDIGVVKVIDFGRAAMRPAGEDFERLAVREFLRVPGAEQAFLRGYGEDPREEDAWFRRRVRAAVAVAVWAFHVGDDCYEAEGHRMIAEALGRFPVRSMRSSATSSSSWTG; encoded by the coding sequence ATGCCGGACGCCCTGGAGCGGCTCACTCCACAGCAACGCCACCTGCTGACGCAGCGGTTCGGCCGCATCGTCGTGGTCTCCGACATGAGTTGGGGACTGGTGTCGACCACTGTCCTCGAGGTCGACACCGACGACGGGCTGCTGGTCGTGAAGGCGGGCGGAACTCCGGATCGGCACATCAGCCGCGAGATCAGCGCGCACGAGCGGTGGACCGCTCCGTGGGTACGGTGCGGTCGGGCCGCCCGCATGGTGTTCGCCGACCGCGCGACGAAACTCGTCGTGACGGAATACCTTCCGGGACGGCTCGTCCTGGGCACCGCCGCGTCGTCCCGTCTCGACGTCTACGAACAGGCCGGCGCGCTGCTCGCCCAGTTCCATCGCCAGGAGCATGTGGTGGACGAGGGGTACGAGCGATCGGCGAACACGAAGACGCTGCGGTGGCTCGCGGCGCCGCACCGTATCGGTCCCGACGTCGCCGGCCGATTGCGCTCGATGGTCGAGGGATGGCCGACACCGACGGCCACCCTGGTGCCCACCCACGGCGACTGGCAGAGCCGCAACTGGCTCGCCGACGACATCGGTGTGGTGAAGGTGATCGACTTCGGGCGTGCCGCGATGCGCCCGGCGGGTGAGGACTTCGAGCGGCTCGCGGTACGCGAGTTCCTCCGGGTCCCCGGTGCCGAGCAGGCCTTCCTGCGTGGCTACGGCGAGGATCCCCGTGAGGAGGACGCCTGGTTCCGCCGACGTGTCCGCGCGGCGGTCGCGGTCGCGGTGTGGGCCTTCCATGTGGGCGACGACTGCTACGAGGCCGAGGGCCACCGCATGATCGCCGAGGCGCTCGGCCGCTTCCCGGTTCGCTCGATGCGCTCATCAGCAACGTCCTCGAGTTCCTGGACTGGCTGA
- the infA gene encoding translation initiation factor IF-1, with translation MAKKDGAIEVEGRVIEPLPNAMFRIELENGHKVLAHISGKMRQHYIRILPEDRVVVELSPYDLTRGRIVYRYK, from the coding sequence ATGGCTAAGAAAGACGGGGCAATCGAGGTCGAGGGCCGGGTAATCGAACCGCTGCCCAATGCGATGTTCCGCATCGAGCTGGAGAACGGGCACAAGGTTCTCGCCCACATCAGCGGAAAGATGCGTCAGCACTACATTCGTATCCTTCCCGAGGACCGCGTTGTCGTGGAGCTTTCTCCCTACGACCTCACGCGTGGACGCATCGTCTACCGCTACAAGTAA
- the rpsD gene encoding 30S ribosomal protein S4, whose product MARYTGPVTRKSRRLRVDLVGGDQAFERRPYPPGQHGRARIKESEYLLQLQEKQKARFSYGVMEKQFRRYYEEAASRPGKTGEVLLVILESRLDNVVYRAGLARTRRQARQLVSHGHFLVNGKKVDIPSYRVSQYDIIDVREKSLSTLPFQVARETQGERPVPGWLQVVGPRLRVLVHQLPERAQIDIPLQEQLIVEYYSK is encoded by the coding sequence ATGGCTCGTTATACCGGTCCCGTTACTCGTAAGTCGCGTCGTCTCCGTGTCGACCTGGTCGGAGGCGATCAGGCCTTCGAGCGTCGCCCCTACCCGCCCGGCCAGCACGGCCGCGCGCGGATCAAGGAGAGCGAGTACCTGCTCCAGCTGCAGGAGAAGCAGAAGGCCCGCTTCTCGTACGGCGTCATGGAGAAGCAGTTCCGTCGCTACTACGAAGAGGCCGCAAGCCGCCCCGGCAAGACCGGTGAGGTTCTGCTGGTCATCCTCGAGTCGCGCCTGGACAACGTCGTCTACCGTGCCGGCCTCGCCCGCACGCGTCGTCAGGCCCGCCAGCTGGTGAGCCACGGCCACTTCCTGGTCAACGGCAAGAAGGTCGACATCCCCAGCTACCGCGTCTCGCAGTACGACATCATCGATGTCCGCGAGAAGTCGCTGAGCACGCTGCCCTTCCAGGTCGCCCGCGAGACCCAGGGCGAGCGCCCGGTTCCGGGTTGGCTGCAGGTCGTCGGCCCGCGTCTGCGAGTGCTGGTCCACCAGCTCCCCGAGCGCGCGCAGATCGACATCCCGCTGCAGGAACAGCTGATCGTCGAGTACTACTCGAAGTAA
- the rpsM gene encoding 30S ribosomal protein S13 — translation MARLAGVDLPREKRMEIALTYIYGIGRTRSQEILEATGVNPDLRSKDLTDEDLAKLREYIEESYKVEGDLRREVQADIRRKIEIGCYQGLRHRRGLPVRGQRTKTNARTRKGPKRTVAGKKK, via the coding sequence ATGGCACGTCTCGCAGGTGTCGATCTTCCCCGCGAAAAGCGGATGGAGATCGCACTCACGTACATCTACGGCATCGGCCGTACCCGCTCCCAGGAGATCCTCGAGGCCACGGGTGTCAACCCGGACCTGCGCAGCAAGGATCTGACGGACGAGGACCTCGCCAAGCTCCGCGAGTACATCGAGGAGAGCTACAAGGTCGAGGGTGACCTCCGTCGCGAGGTTCAGGCGGACATCCGCCGCAAGATCGAGATCGGCTGCTACCAGGGCCTGCGACACCGTCGTGGTCTGCCCGTGCGTGGACAGCGCACCAAGACCAACGCCCGCACCCGCAAGGGTCCGAAGCGCACCGTCGCAGGAAAGAAGAAGTAA
- a CDS encoding acyl-CoA dehydrogenase family protein has product MPVERLLPTREAYDLIDLTRDVADKVLAPRVDEHERKETFPEGVFPALGAAGLLSLPYPEEFGGGDQPYEVYLQVLEELGARWAAVAVAVSVHGLSCFALATHGTDEQKNKWLPEMLGGNTIGAYSLSEPQAGSDAAALACRAKPVDGGYRITGSKAWITNGGKADFYTLFARTADTGSKGISCFLVPAGTEGLSFGKPEEKMGLHAIPTTSAHYDDAFVPAERRIGAEGQGLPIAFSALDSGRLGIAAVATGLAQAALDEATAYAKERQAFGKRIIDHQGLGFVLADMAAAVDSARATYLDAARRKDAGLPYSRQASVAKLVATDAAMKVTTDAVQVLGGYGYTRDFPVERFMRDAKITQIFEGTNQIQRLVIARSLAG; this is encoded by the coding sequence GTGCCCGTCGAGCGTCTGCTTCCCACCCGCGAGGCCTACGACCTGATCGACCTCACCCGCGACGTCGCCGACAAGGTGCTCGCCCCGCGCGTCGACGAGCACGAGCGCAAGGAGACCTTCCCCGAGGGCGTCTTCCCCGCACTCGGCGCCGCAGGGCTGCTGAGCCTGCCGTACCCCGAGGAGTTCGGCGGCGGCGACCAACCCTACGAGGTCTACCTGCAGGTCCTCGAGGAACTCGGCGCCCGCTGGGCTGCCGTGGCGGTTGCGGTGAGCGTGCACGGACTGTCGTGCTTCGCGCTCGCCACCCACGGCACCGACGAGCAGAAGAACAAGTGGCTCCCGGAGATGCTGGGCGGCAACACCATCGGCGCGTACAGCCTCTCCGAGCCGCAGGCCGGATCCGACGCCGCGGCCCTCGCGTGCCGTGCGAAACCCGTCGACGGCGGCTACCGCATCACCGGCTCGAAGGCGTGGATCACCAACGGCGGCAAGGCCGACTTCTACACCCTGTTCGCCCGCACAGCCGACACCGGCAGCAAGGGCATCTCGTGCTTCCTCGTGCCCGCCGGCACCGAGGGCCTGTCCTTCGGCAAGCCCGAGGAGAAGATGGGCCTGCACGCCATCCCCACCACCTCCGCCCACTACGACGACGCCTTCGTCCCGGCCGAGCGCCGGATCGGCGCCGAGGGACAGGGACTGCCGATCGCGTTCAGCGCACTGGATTCCGGACGCCTGGGGATCGCCGCCGTCGCGACGGGTCTGGCCCAGGCCGCCCTCGACGAGGCGACGGCCTACGCCAAGGAACGGCAGGCCTTCGGCAAGCGCATCATTGACCACCAAGGCCTCGGCTTCGTTCTCGCCGACATGGCCGCCGCCGTCGACTCGGCCCGCGCCACCTATCTCGACGCTGCCCGGCGCAAGGACGCCGGCCTGCCCTACTCGCGGCAGGCGTCGGTGGCCAAGCTCGTCGCGACGGATGCCGCCATGAAGGTCACGACCGACGCTGTGCAGGTCCTCGGTGGATACGGCTACACCCGCGACTTCCCGGTCGAGCGCTTCATGCGCGACGCGAAGATCACGCAGATCTTCGAGGGCACCAATCAGATTCAGCGACTCGTGATCGCGCGGTCCCTCGCGGGGTGA
- a CDS encoding NADPH-dependent FMN reductase, whose amino-acid sequence MTTAAPNDPIRLEVVVASVRAGRIAPVVADWFAATARRRPEFDVGVLDLAETPLPHDLSGGPDADAFTGRIGAADAFVVVTSEYNHGYPAALKTAIDTVKHEWRTKSVGFVSYGGLSGGLRAVEQLRQVVVEVHMVPVRQSVSFHRVKHAFAADGTTTDEAAIDGAERMLDQIAWWARTVRAGTALDRYPG is encoded by the coding sequence ATGACCACGGCTGCACCGAACGATCCGATCCGCCTCGAGGTCGTCGTCGCGAGTGTCCGCGCCGGTCGCATCGCGCCGGTCGTCGCAGACTGGTTCGCGGCCACCGCACGGCGTCGGCCCGAGTTCGACGTCGGCGTTCTCGATCTCGCCGAGACTCCGCTCCCGCACGACCTCTCGGGCGGTCCCGACGCCGACGCCTTCACCGGTCGCATCGGTGCTGCGGACGCCTTCGTGGTGGTGACCTCCGAGTACAACCACGGCTATCCCGCCGCGCTGAAGACGGCCATCGACACCGTCAAGCACGAATGGCGCACCAAGTCGGTCGGATTCGTCTCCTACGGTGGCCTGTCCGGCGGATTGCGCGCGGTCGAGCAGTTGCGGCAGGTCGTCGTCGAGGTCCACATGGTGCCGGTGCGGCAGTCGGTGAGCTTCCACCGCGTCAAGCACGCCTTCGCGGCCGACGGCACCACCACGGACGAGGCCGCGATCGACGGCGCGGAACGCATGCTCGACCAGATCGCCTGGTGGGCCCGCACCGTCCGCGCCGGAACCGCCCTCGACCGCTATCCCGGCTGA
- a CDS encoding alpha/beta hydrolase — MGTIGALAVSSLVLSGAAVAHAEDLPAAATGETRSQSATVERIEKHTDRDWSLFVYSPSMERTIELQVLRPADTSAPRPVFYLLNGAGGGLDRATWREQTDIVEFFGDKNVNVVTPVGGAFSYYTDWLEDDPVLGRNKWTTFLTEEIPSVVDETLGASGRNAIAGVSMSATSALALAQQAPDLYQAVGSYSGCAETASEIGSRYAEIVVAFGGGEVENMWGPVAGEHWTEQDVVLNAEKLRGKAVYVSTSSGVPGPYELKAWEQDGVAVLPDVALLGIIEAGVNDCTTRLRGALDAAGVEATYSVRPDGTHTWGYWQEALHESWPVLGEAIGA; from the coding sequence ATGGGGACGATCGGGGCGCTCGCCGTCTCGTCGCTGGTCCTGTCCGGTGCCGCGGTCGCCCACGCCGAGGATCTCCCGGCCGCCGCGACCGGCGAGACTCGGTCGCAGAGCGCGACTGTCGAACGCATCGAGAAGCACACCGACCGCGATTGGTCGCTGTTCGTGTACTCGCCGTCGATGGAACGCACCATCGAGCTGCAGGTGCTGCGACCGGCCGACACGAGCGCGCCGCGACCGGTCTTCTACCTGCTCAACGGTGCCGGCGGGGGACTGGACCGGGCGACCTGGCGCGAGCAGACCGACATCGTGGAGTTCTTCGGCGACAAGAACGTCAACGTCGTCACTCCGGTCGGTGGCGCGTTCAGCTACTACACCGACTGGCTCGAGGACGATCCCGTTCTCGGACGCAACAAGTGGACGACCTTCCTCACCGAGGAGATCCCGTCGGTGGTCGACGAGACGCTCGGCGCGAGCGGCCGCAACGCGATCGCCGGTGTGTCGATGTCGGCGACGTCGGCGCTGGCGCTCGCCCAGCAGGCGCCCGATCTCTACCAGGCGGTGGGTTCGTACAGCGGATGCGCCGAGACCGCCTCGGAGATCGGTTCGCGCTATGCGGAGATCGTCGTCGCGTTCGGCGGGGGCGAGGTCGAGAACATGTGGGGACCGGTCGCCGGTGAGCACTGGACGGAACAGGACGTCGTGCTCAACGCCGAGAAGCTGCGCGGCAAGGCCGTGTACGTCTCCACGAGCAGCGGTGTCCCGGGCCCGTACGAATTGAAGGCATGGGAGCAGGACGGTGTCGCCGTCCTTCCCGATGTGGCTCTGCTCGGGATCATCGAGGCCGGCGTGAACGATTGCACGACGCGACTGCGCGGTGCGCTGGACGCAGCCGGGGTCGAGGCGACCTACTCGGTCCGGCCCGACGGTACCCACACCTGGGGCTACTGGCAGGAGGCCCTGCACGAGTCGTGGCCCGTGCTCGGCGAGGCCATCGGCGCCTGA
- a CDS encoding DNA-directed RNA polymerase subunit alpha, giving the protein MLISQRPALTEEVIAENRSKFVIEPLEPGFGYTLGNSLRRTLLSSIPGAAVTSIRIDGVLHEFTTVPGVKEDVTDIILNLKGLVVSSEEDEPVTMYVRKQGPGTVTAGDIVPPAGVTIHNPDLHIATLNDKGKLEIELVVERGRGYVPAVQNKASGAEIGRIPVDSIYSPVLKVTYKVEATRVEQRTDFDRLILDVETKNSISARDALASAGKTLVELFGLARELNVEAEGIEIGPSPAEADHIASFGLPIEDLDLTVRSYNCLKREGVHTVGELVARTESDLLDIRNFGQKSIDEVKVKLHSLGLSLKDSPASFDPSTVAGYDAATGTWSDTEAGSFGDNDGNEDYAETEQL; this is encoded by the coding sequence ATGCTCATCTCTCAGCGACCCGCACTGACCGAAGAGGTCATCGCTGAAAACCGCTCGAAGTTCGTCATCGAGCCGCTCGAGCCTGGCTTCGGGTACACCCTCGGCAACTCGCTTCGTCGCACCCTGCTCTCGTCGATCCCGGGCGCCGCTGTCACCAGCATCCGCATCGACGGCGTTCTCCACGAGTTCACCACCGTTCCCGGGGTGAAGGAGGATGTCACCGACATCATCCTGAACCTCAAGGGTCTCGTGGTGAGCTCCGAAGAGGACGAGCCGGTCACCATGTACGTCCGCAAGCAGGGGCCGGGCACCGTCACGGCCGGCGACATCGTGCCCCCGGCCGGTGTCACCATCCACAACCCGGATCTGCACATCGCCACCCTGAACGACAAGGGCAAGCTGGAGATCGAGCTCGTCGTCGAGCGCGGTCGCGGCTACGTTCCTGCCGTGCAGAACAAGGCGTCCGGCGCCGAGATCGGCCGTATCCCGGTCGACTCGATCTACTCGCCGGTGCTCAAGGTGACGTACAAGGTGGAAGCGACCCGCGTCGAGCAGCGCACCGACTTCGATCGGCTCATTCTCGACGTGGAGACCAAGAACTCGATCAGCGCGCGGGACGCGCTCGCCTCGGCGGGCAAGACCCTCGTGGAGCTCTTCGGTCTGGCTCGTGAGCTGAACGTCGAAGCAGAAGGCATCGAGATCGGTCCCTCGCCCGCCGAGGCCGACCACATCGCCTCCTTCGGACTTCCGATCGAGGACCTCGACCTCACGGTCCGGTCCTACAACTGCCTCAAGCGCGAAGGTGTCCACACCGTCGGCGAGCTCGTGGCACGGACGGAATCCGACCTGCTCGACATCCGCAACTTCGGCCAGAAGTCCATCGACGAGGTCAAGGTCAAGCTGCACTCGCTCGGCCTGTCCCTCAAGGACAGCCCGGCATCGTTCGACCCCAGCACTGTCGCCGGCTACGACGCCGCGACCGGTACCTGGAGCGATACCGAGGCCGGCTCCTTCGGTGACAACGACGGCAACGAGGACTACGCCGAGACCGAGCAGCTGTAG
- the dtd gene encoding D-aminoacyl-tRNA deacylase, with protein MRALIQRVTTAAVAVDGAEVARITPAEDGHGLLVLVGVTHDDDETKAATLARKVWTMRILEDERSASDVDAPILVVSQFTLMADTRKSRRPSWSAAAPRPIAEPLVDAFANALRDLGATVETGKFGAHMEVSLVNDGPVTLLVDV; from the coding sequence GTGCGGGCGTTGATCCAGCGGGTGACCACGGCGGCGGTGGCGGTCGACGGAGCCGAGGTGGCCCGCATCACGCCGGCCGAAGACGGTCACGGTCTGCTCGTGCTGGTCGGCGTCACGCACGACGACGACGAGACCAAGGCCGCGACGCTCGCCCGGAAGGTGTGGACGATGCGCATCCTCGAGGACGAGCGATCCGCCTCCGACGTCGACGCCCCGATCCTGGTGGTCAGCCAGTTCACGCTCATGGCCGACACGAGGAAGAGCAGGCGTCCGTCGTGGTCGGCCGCCGCTCCCCGCCCGATCGCCGAACCTCTCGTCGATGCGTTCGCGAACGCTCTACGAGATCTCGGCGCGACGGTGGAGACCGGGAAGTTCGGGGCCCACATGGAGGTGAGCCTCGTCAACGACGGACCGGTCACGCTCCTCGTCGACGTATGA
- the rpsK gene encoding 30S ribosomal protein S11 produces MPPKSRSTGPKKTQKARRRDKKNVPHGAAHIKSTFNNTIVSITDPQGNVISWASSGHVGFKGSRKSTPFAAQLAAENAARKAQEHGVKKVDVFVKGPGSGRETAIRSLQAAGLEVGTISDVTPQPHNGCRPPKRRRV; encoded by the coding sequence ATGCCTCCCAAGTCACGCAGCACCGGTCCGAAGAAGACCCAGAAGGCACGGCGCAGGGACAAGAAGAACGTTCCGCACGGTGCCGCTCACATCAAGAGCACGTTCAACAACACCATCGTGTCCATCACGGACCCGCAGGGCAACGTGATCTCCTGGGCGTCCTCCGGCCACGTCGGCTTCAAGGGTTCGCGCAAGTCGACCCCGTTCGCCGCACAGCTCGCCGCCGAGAACGCCGCCCGCAAGGCGCAGGAACACGGTGTCAAGAAGGTCGACGTCTTCGTCAAGGGCCCGGGCTCGGGCCGCGAGACGGCGATCCGTTCCCTCCAGGCCGCAGGCCTCGAGGTCGGCACCATCTCCGATGTCACCCCGCAGCCCCACAACGGTTGCCGTCCGCCCAAGCGGCGTCGCGTCTAA
- the rpmJ gene encoding 50S ribosomal protein L36, whose amino-acid sequence MKVQPSVKKICEKCKVIRRNGRVMVICENLRHKQRQG is encoded by the coding sequence GTGAAGGTTCAGCCTAGCGTCAAGAAGATCTGCGAGAAGTGCAAGGTGATCCGCCGTAACGGTCGGGTCATGGTGATCTGCGAGAACCTGCGTCACAAGCAGCGTCAGGGCTAG
- the truA gene encoding tRNA pseudouridine(38-40) synthase TruA, which translates to MASHETTRLRLDIAYDGTDFSGWARQPGRRTVCGEIEEKLSAIVRTPVLLTVAGRTDAGVHASGQVAHVDVPTAVLPDDPSRWVRRLARFLPRDVRVTGISVAPEHFDARFSAIRRHYEYRLTTAVYGAEPLRARDTVAWPKAVDLDAMQRASQSLLGLHDFAAFCKRREGATTVRELQRYDWTREGDILTAYVSADAFCWSMVRSLVGAALAVGEGRRSVEWMTALLDERERAASVAVAPAHGLSLVRVDYPADEELAARNAATREMRGPITPGCCG; encoded by the coding sequence GTGGCTTCTCACGAGACAACCCGTCTGCGACTCGACATCGCGTACGACGGCACCGACTTCTCCGGCTGGGCACGGCAGCCCGGACGTCGCACGGTGTGCGGGGAGATCGAGGAAAAGCTCTCCGCGATCGTCCGCACCCCCGTGCTGCTCACCGTCGCCGGTCGCACCGACGCCGGCGTGCACGCTTCCGGGCAGGTCGCCCACGTCGACGTCCCCACCGCGGTGCTGCCCGACGATCCGTCGCGCTGGGTCCGCCGTCTCGCACGGTTCCTGCCCCGCGACGTGCGGGTCACCGGGATCTCCGTCGCCCCCGAACATTTCGACGCGCGTTTCTCGGCGATCCGGCGCCACTACGAATACCGCCTCACCACAGCGGTGTACGGCGCCGAGCCGCTGCGTGCCCGCGACACCGTCGCGTGGCCGAAGGCCGTCGATCTCGATGCGATGCAACGCGCGTCGCAGTCGCTGCTCGGCCTGCACGACTTCGCCGCCTTCTGCAAGCGGCGGGAGGGTGCGACGACCGTACGTGAACTGCAGCGATACGACTGGACCCGCGAAGGTGACATCCTCACCGCCTATGTCAGCGCCGACGCCTTCTGCTGGTCGATGGTGCGCAGCCTCGTCGGCGCGGCCCTGGCCGTGGGGGAGGGGCGTCGCAGCGTCGAGTGGATGACGGCCCTGCTCGACGAACGCGAACGTGCGGCGTCCGTCGCGGTGGCACCGGCCCACGGCCTGTCACTGGTTCGCGTCGACTACCCTGCTGACGAGGAACTCGCCGCGCGCAACGCTGCGACGCGGGAGATGCGCGGGCCCATCACGCCCGGCTGTTGCGGATGA
- a CDS encoding TetR/AcrR family transcriptional regulator, whose amino-acid sequence MARVGSRRPTARQAQLFDDLVALFLAEGFAHLTLDDIAARLRCSKSTLYALAENKDRLVYAATVHFFKGAADRVEADVARAADAQARIGAYLEAVGRELEPASTRFMEDIAHTPVAREVYERNTRFAADRVRQLISEGVAAGELRDVHAAFVADVVASVMVRIQQRQVAEATGLEDARAYRELAALLAHGLSTAPHLRSTL is encoded by the coding sequence ATGGCAAGAGTCGGTAGCCGGCGGCCCACCGCCCGGCAGGCGCAACTGTTCGACGATCTGGTCGCGTTGTTCCTGGCAGAAGGCTTCGCGCACCTGACCCTCGACGACATCGCCGCGCGTCTGCGCTGCTCGAAATCGACGCTCTACGCACTCGCGGAGAACAAGGACCGGCTCGTCTACGCGGCGACCGTCCACTTCTTCAAGGGTGCCGCCGACCGGGTGGAGGCCGACGTCGCGCGGGCCGCGGACGCCCAGGCTCGCATCGGCGCCTATCTCGAGGCCGTGGGGCGCGAACTCGAACCCGCCTCCACGCGGTTCATGGAGGACATCGCCCACACGCCGGTCGCGCGCGAGGTCTACGAACGCAACACCCGGTTCGCCGCCGACCGCGTCCGCCAGCTCATCTCCGAGGGAGTTGCGGCCGGCGAACTGCGCGACGTCCACGCGGCCTTCGTCGCTGACGTCGTCGCCTCGGTCATGGTCCGCATCCAGCAACGACAGGTGGCCGAGGCGACCGGTCTCGAGGACGCACGTGCCTACCGGGAACTCGCCGCACTGCTCGCGCACGGGCTCTCGACCGCACCGCACCTACGATCGACCCTATGA